A genomic region of Bdellovibrionales bacterium contains the following coding sequences:
- a CDS encoding DDE-type integrase/transposase/recombinase, with translation MDETYIRTKAKDRYLYRAVDKFGSTIDFPLTTKRDLKAAKRFLKKSITDHGVCL, from the coding sequence ATAGATGAGACCTATATTCGCACTAAAGCCAAAGATCGATATCTCTACAGAGCCGTCGATAAATTTGGGAGCACAATTGATTTTCCATTGACTACTAAAAGAGATCTAAAGGCCGCGAAGAGGTTCTTGAAAAAGTCCATCACAGATCACGGGGTTTGCCTATGA
- a CDS encoding DDE-type integrase/transposase/recombinase encodes MKADIDKSGANIAAMKEVNWENRGRIEVRKSKFLNNTIEQDHRFIKKGIRTMQRFDRA; translated from the coding sequence ATGAAGGCAGATATAGATAAGTCTGGTGCCAATATCGCGGCCATGAAAGAAGTTAACTGGGAAAATAGAGGCAGAATCGAGGTTCGAAAGTCAAAATTCCTCAACAACACGATCGAGCAAGATCACAGATTTATCAAAAAGGGGATTCGAACCATGCAAAGGTTTGATCGGGCTTAG
- a CDS encoding IS3 family transposase: MPCRYLIYMPIIFIAPMSLPFLAKISRQIVFKTEAELRALVFEYIETWYNKKRLDSSIGYQSPTEYESTLNAA, encoded by the coding sequence ATGCCATGTAGGTATCTCATTTATATGCCCATTATTTTTATCGCTCCCATGTCTTTGCCATTTCTTGCCAAAATAAGTAGGCAAATTGTCTTTAAAACAGAGGCGGAGTTGAGAGCCTTAGTTTTTGAGTATATTGAAACCTGGTACAATAAAAAAAGATTGGATTCATCAATCGGCTATCAGAGTCCTACGGAGTATGAATCAACACTAAACGCCGCCTGA
- a CDS encoding winged helix-turn-helix transcriptional regulator has translation MKTMIGNPSYLFSVIGEQSRLQVLAILLLKPSFVEDIRKKLRIEETLLSKHLKALRDSGLVRVTRHGRKILYEINPLVRKGNSKDSLCLDCCDIKLKNI, from the coding sequence TTGAAAACTATGATTGGTAATCCTTCCTATCTATTCTCCGTTATTGGAGAGCAAAGTCGCCTCCAGGTACTCGCCATATTGCTCCTTAAACCCAGCTTCGTTGAAGACATTCGTAAAAAACTTAGAATAGAGGAGACCCTTCTTTCAAAACACCTCAAAGCTCTTCGGGATTCTGGACTCGTGCGCGTGACGAGACACGGGCGAAAAATCCTTTATGAAATCAACCCTTTAGTTCGAAAGGGCAATTCTAAAGACTCCCTCTGTTTGGATTGCTGCGATATTAAGCTGAAGAATATTTAA
- a CDS encoding response regulator, protein MAKAKGTGMKKTLLILEDDLRLAHSLAREFEDHGYEVSIAESIREISERPVSFAIVDLRLGGEFGLEAIDKIKRFSPESRIVVLSGYGSIATAVEALKRGAVDYITKPASYALIEAALLGKRILHDPEFKAPSLSQVEHEYIDFILTKNEGNISKTARALGLHRQSLQRKLKKYT, encoded by the coding sequence GTGGCCAAGGCAAAAGGAACGGGCATGAAAAAGACTCTTCTCATTCTCGAAGACGACCTTCGATTAGCCCATTCTTTGGCGAGAGAATTTGAGGACCACGGGTATGAGGTGTCGATCGCAGAGTCTATTCGAGAGATTTCCGAACGTCCGGTTTCGTTTGCTATCGTTGATCTCAGACTTGGTGGAGAGTTTGGACTTGAAGCTATTGACAAGATAAAGCGGTTCTCTCCTGAGAGTCGAATTGTGGTTCTCTCTGGATATGGCAGCATTGCAACTGCGGTCGAGGCGCTAAAACGAGGGGCTGTGGACTATATCACTAAGCCGGCTAGCTACGCTCTCATTGAGGCTGCGCTTTTAGGCAAACGAATACTTCATGATCCTGAGTTCAAGGCTCCATCGCTTTCTCAGGTCGAGCACGAGTACATTGATTTCATTCTTACCAAAAACGAGGGGAACATTTCAAAAACAGCTAGAGCTTTGGGACTTCACCGTCAAAGCCTTCAGAGAAAACTCAAAAAGTACACTTAA
- a CDS encoding HAMP domain-containing histidine kinase, whose translation MPLTEVDIPKLHESPFEPVTRTFNWITSQLGRFFRFADIPAGGELAKLLWLIRMRWLAVGLFFVLTGPALMMGFLTRENVFVYLTMLGVLLVVNLLTQLVVAEQGRWVGPFWICFQMAFDLCVLTTLLVITGGFANPFVVLFLLNVAIGGLLIPGRLSWPFLFLAHTFLALLQFQFAIKDIVEINSGLLETFVVCHFLVLSFWLVMRSLGVHLERQAKREAQAQTIIEKQDRLRAIGALAAGFSHEFASPLNSAKIRLERAFQESPTEDITEALEAVKECETVVHQMNSSQMDSRDFAFKEVIIADLLKDVVESWREEHPETSVRFRFEDRSLGLIPPINFAQAVLNLLDNAAEAAPAKEIDVTLRCSNEGFYLRVSDQGPGFTASVLARFGEPFVTTKATGTGLGLYVSHLFCQSLGGSLTIRQSEEFGGAEVRLEWPRQKERA comes from the coding sequence ATGCCACTCACCGAGGTCGATATTCCTAAGCTGCACGAATCTCCATTTGAGCCCGTGACTCGCACTTTCAATTGGATCACGTCACAGCTCGGCCGCTTCTTTCGCTTCGCCGACATTCCTGCAGGGGGTGAGTTGGCCAAGCTGCTATGGCTCATTCGTATGCGGTGGCTCGCCGTGGGCCTGTTCTTCGTGCTGACTGGGCCAGCCTTGATGATGGGTTTTCTGACTCGAGAAAATGTTTTTGTTTACCTAACAATGTTGGGCGTTTTGCTCGTGGTTAACCTATTGACCCAGTTGGTCGTTGCAGAGCAAGGGCGTTGGGTCGGTCCATTCTGGATTTGCTTTCAGATGGCGTTCGACCTTTGCGTCTTAACGACTCTTCTTGTGATCACGGGTGGATTCGCGAATCCGTTCGTCGTTCTGTTCCTCCTTAATGTAGCAATCGGTGGGCTGCTCATTCCAGGACGCTTGAGCTGGCCGTTTCTTTTTCTGGCCCACACCTTTCTGGCCTTACTCCAGTTTCAGTTTGCGATAAAAGATATTGTTGAAATCAATTCAGGTCTGTTGGAGACATTTGTCGTTTGTCACTTTCTCGTCTTATCGTTTTGGCTCGTGATGCGCTCGCTCGGAGTGCACCTGGAGCGTCAGGCCAAGCGCGAAGCTCAGGCGCAGACGATCATCGAAAAACAGGATCGGCTTCGTGCCATTGGCGCTCTCGCCGCAGGTTTTTCCCATGAATTTGCAAGTCCTTTGAATTCCGCAAAGATTCGTCTAGAGCGTGCGTTTCAAGAGAGTCCCACGGAGGACATCACTGAGGCTCTCGAAGCGGTGAAGGAGTGTGAAACCGTTGTTCACCAGATGAATTCCTCTCAGATGGACAGTCGTGATTTCGCGTTCAAGGAGGTCATAATCGCTGATTTATTGAAAGATGTCGTAGAATCTTGGAGGGAAGAACATCCAGAAACCTCAGTCCGATTTAGGTTTGAGGACCGTTCATTGGGTTTGATTCCTCCCATCAACTTCGCCCAAGCCGTTTTGAATCTTCTCGACAATGCCGCAGAAGCTGCACCAGCAAAAGAAATCGACGTTACTTTGCGATGCTCAAACGAAGGTTTTTATCTGCGCGTGTCGGATCAAGGGCCAGGCTTCACTGCTTCTGTTCTCGCTCGGTTTGGAGAGCCATTTGTCACGACCAAAGCTACGGGAACGGGCCTCGGCCTCTATGTGTCGCATCTTTTTTGCCAGTCTTTGGGTGGATCACTCACCATTAGGCAATCTGAAGAATTCGGTGGTGCGGAGGTGCGCCTTGAGTGGCCAAGGCAAAAGGAACGGGCATGA
- a CDS encoding redoxin domain-containing protein, protein MSCSNSHLVELKSLSNDFSDFDFVGIHSNTTESREVTSTYFKTANLPFPVLRDSEAKLADEFKALKTPHAFVVLNDGTTAYQGGVSSSRHFDDKTDRKYLREALSDLAAGHKVKTPEGRTLGCVISRGGSHVW, encoded by the coding sequence TTGTCCTGCTCGAACAGTCATCTCGTCGAACTAAAAAGTCTGAGTAATGACTTCTCAGATTTTGATTTTGTCGGAATTCACTCAAATACAACTGAGAGCAGGGAAGTCACATCCACTTACTTCAAGACGGCAAACCTTCCTTTTCCTGTCCTGCGGGATTCGGAAGCAAAACTCGCTGACGAGTTTAAAGCACTCAAAACACCCCATGCGTTCGTGGTTTTGAACGATGGAACGACAGCCTACCAGGGCGGCGTTTCAAGCAGTCGCCACTTTGATGACAAGACGGATCGAAAGTACCTCAGAGAGGCTTTGAGTGACCTTGCGGCTGGCCACAAGGTCAAAACTCCTGAAGGTCGAACTCTCGGCTGCGTGATCTCCAGAGGTGGCAGTCATGTCTGGTAG